In Bacteriovorax stolpii, a single genomic region encodes these proteins:
- a CDS encoding penicillin-binding transpeptidase domain-containing protein, which yields MKKTNSKFALVVTTAFLTLFVGGTAFNIFQGKFGQKLNAAEVEKEAKASGLTPLPDDLRLSIDRTFKQVGADWPQTLDVGKKKVKIEYAFNPQLDAYIKKLLKSYRSDYATVAVIDNETGEVLAAVGVEGKTNNIDNNLVLASTHPSASLIKMVTAAELLQNTKVTRETSFDFRGRSTTLFKYQLDESKSNRWDKSQTFETAFAKSNNVIFGKAAIQNISSEKLVRMAENFGFNQQFLPEFDFVQSHIGTAADDYHLAELASGFNDQTVISPIHGAMMASIIANNGMMKSPKMITKLVDASGETLWENNSIEKRVLSAETARQMQEMMGMTIDGGTARKSFRKMNNGYKNALDIGGKTGSITGGKPFGKRDWFSAFAIPRDQERGKGISISVMNVNVKRWHVKSTMLAKNIIEYYYNNVKPVPITMVKMPRMVSENKRRKAKVYKRSIASRPSKKKIVSGKKRSAIKKEIGKRNERKSNTTI from the coding sequence GTGAAAAAGACGAACAGTAAGTTTGCCTTAGTTGTTACCACAGCGTTCCTCACTCTTTTTGTAGGTGGAACTGCTTTCAACATTTTTCAAGGTAAGTTTGGACAAAAACTCAATGCTGCTGAAGTGGAAAAGGAAGCTAAAGCTTCTGGTTTAACTCCACTCCCAGACGATTTAAGACTTTCAATCGACAGGACCTTTAAGCAGGTTGGTGCTGATTGGCCTCAAACTCTTGATGTAGGCAAAAAGAAAGTAAAAATTGAATATGCATTCAATCCTCAGCTTGATGCGTATATTAAAAAGCTTTTAAAATCATACCGCTCAGACTATGCGACAGTTGCTGTTATTGATAACGAAACTGGTGAAGTCCTGGCCGCAGTAGGTGTTGAAGGAAAAACAAACAACATCGACAACAACCTGGTTTTAGCGAGCACTCACCCATCTGCCAGTTTAATTAAAATGGTTACGGCAGCTGAGCTTCTTCAAAATACAAAGGTTACAAGAGAGACATCTTTTGATTTCCGCGGAAGAAGCACTACCCTTTTTAAATACCAATTAGATGAATCTAAAAGCAACCGTTGGGATAAATCTCAAACGTTTGAGACAGCTTTTGCTAAATCAAACAATGTTATCTTCGGTAAAGCAGCAATCCAAAATATCAGCAGCGAAAAGCTGGTGAGAATGGCGGAGAACTTTGGATTTAATCAACAGTTCCTTCCGGAATTTGATTTCGTTCAATCACATATTGGAACAGCTGCTGATGATTATCACTTGGCTGAACTTGCTTCTGGTTTTAACGATCAGACAGTTATCTCTCCTATTCATGGTGCAATGATGGCCTCAATCATTGCTAACAATGGGATGATGAAATCGCCAAAGATGATTACGAAGTTAGTGGATGCTTCTGGTGAAACTCTTTGGGAAAACAACTCAATAGAAAAACGCGTTCTATCAGCTGAGACTGCAAGACAAATGCAGGAGATGATGGGAATGACGATTGATGGTGGAACGGCGAGAAAGTCATTCCGCAAAATGAATAATGGTTATAAAAACGCACTTGATATCGGTGGGAAAACAGGAAGTATTACGGGTGGTAAACCATTTGGTAAGAGAGACTGGTTCTCAGCGTTCGCGATTCCTCGTGACCAAGAGCGTGGCAAAGGTATTTCGATTAGTGTCATGAACGTTAACGTTAAAAGATGGCACGTAAAATCGACAATGCTTGCTAAAAACATCATTGAGTATTATTACAATAACGTGAAGCCAGTTCCTATCACGATGGTAAAAATGCCAAGAATGGTTTCTGAAAATAAAAGGCGTAAGGCAAAAGTCTATAAAAGGAGTATTGCCAGTAGACCCTCAAAAAAGAAAATCGTCTCAGGAAAAAAAAGAAGCGCAATTAAAAAAGAAATAGGTAAACGCAATGAACGAAAATCAAACACCACAATCTAA